A genomic stretch from Setaria italica strain Yugu1 chromosome VII, Setaria_italica_v2.0, whole genome shotgun sequence includes:
- the LOC101766713 gene encoding heavy metal-associated isoprenylated plant protein 16 — protein MDDPPFGLGSSAPSPLLYKSSKPWLAPFTSQLLVAGTSREKRSIGVIKPPDQTTRSADRSQLFPQFLFRRSNQKQAMKQKIVIKVSMSSEKSRSKAMELVARADGVSSMGVTGNGKDQLEVVGDGVDTVCLVKCLRKKLGHADILKVEEVKDKKPEEKKPEEPKVVDLPPYYYPGYYYHHHHLPAPWW, from the exons ATGGACGATCCTCCTTTTGGCCTTGGCTCGTCTGCTCCATCGCCCCTCCTATATAAGAGCTCCAAACCATGGTTGGCTCCCTTCACAAGCCAGCTCTTGGTTGCAGGCACCTCAAGGGAAAAAAGATCGATAGGAGTAATTAAGCCACCCGATCAGACTACTCGCTCTGCTGATCGATCGCAACTGTTTCCCCAGTTCCTCTTTCGACGCAGCAACCAGAAGCAAGCGATGAAG CAAAAGATCGTGATCAAGGTGAGCATGTCGTCCGAGAAGAGCCGGTCCAAGGCCATGGAGCTCGTCGCCAGAGCAGACG GGGTGAGCTCGATGGGGGTCACCGGCAACGGCAAGGACCAGCTGGAGGtggtcggcgacggcgtcgacACCGTCTGCCTGGTCAAGTGCCTGCGCAAGAAGCTCGGCCACGCCGACATCCTCAAGGTGGAGGAGGTGAAGGACAAGAAGCCCGAGGAGAAGAAGCCGGAGGAGCCCAAGGTCGTGGACCTGCCGCCGTATTACTACCCCGGTTActactaccaccaccaccatctgccGGCGCCGTGGTGGTGA